A portion of the Thermoplasmata archaeon genome contains these proteins:
- a CDS encoding PadR family transcriptional regulator, whose product MFGMRGSSEPIHYRARGFVGIRFWILNLISKKEMTGAEIMERIEELSMGMWRPSPGSVYPILKDLEREGYVKSREDLNKRYYSLTEKGSSILEEMLWLPRQRFRAFDRADNIRDTIDLMDGFADFLKDNEEKLKSDVELYKRFKEIKEKLNTI is encoded by the coding sequence ATGTTTGGAATGCGTGGTTCCTCGGAGCCTATACATTATAGAGCCAGAGGATTTGTAGGCATAAGATTCTGGATTCTGAACCTGATTTCTAAGAAAGAGATGACCGGAGCAGAGATAATGGAGAGAATTGAAGAGTTGTCTATGGGTATGTGGAGGCCTTCGCCCGGGAGTGTGTACCCTATTTTAAAAGACCTGGAAAGAGAGGGATATGTTAAATCAAGAGAAGACCTAAACAAAAGATATTATTCTTTGACCGAGAAGGGCTCATCTATACTGGAAGAGATGCTTTGGCTACCTAGACAAAGATTTAGAGCTTTTGACAGAGCTGATAATATTAGAGACACAATAGATTTGATGGATGGCTTTGCAGATTTTTTGAAGGATAATGAGGAAAAATTAAAGAGTGATGTAGAACTATATAAAAGATTTAAGGAAATTAAAGAAAAATTAAATACAATCTGA
- the twy1 gene encoding 4-demethylwyosine synthase TYW1, whose product MNDALKQILKKQGYGLIGENSGVKLCHWLKESIVGGRSCYKQSFYGIQSHRCIQMSPAMDQCTQNCLFCWRFQGFSEIDLKDADEPKFVVEESIKAQRRLISGFKGNPETDKDKWKEANDPKHVAISLTGEPTLYPYLGDLIKEYHSRGITTFLVTNGTMPNVLENLNPLPTQLYITVAAPNDKIYERLLAPMIKDGWNRLNRTLELLPSLDTRKVIRHTLVDGWNINYIDDYAKLDLKADPDFIEPKAYVYVGYSRERLNMSNMPSFQKIKDFSEQLSLKTGFEIKDQREDSRVTLLSKHKNNYKLF is encoded by the coding sequence ATGAATGATGCTTTAAAACAGATCCTTAAAAAGCAAGGATATGGATTAATAGGCGAGAACTCGGGAGTTAAATTATGTCATTGGCTTAAAGAAAGCATTGTGGGTGGAAGGTCTTGTTACAAACAGAGCTTTTATGGCATTCAATCGCATAGGTGTATTCAGATGAGCCCGGCAATGGATCAGTGCACTCAAAATTGCCTGTTTTGCTGGAGATTTCAGGGTTTTTCTGAGATTGATCTAAAGGATGCTGACGAACCTAAATTTGTGGTTGAAGAGAGCATTAAGGCTCAGAGAAGGCTGATAAGTGGATTTAAAGGTAACCCAGAAACCGATAAAGATAAATGGAAAGAAGCGAATGATCCAAAACATGTAGCAATATCTTTGACCGGAGAGCCAACTTTATATCCATATCTTGGAGATCTTATTAAAGAGTATCATAGTAGAGGGATCACTACATTTCTGGTAACCAACGGCACAATGCCTAATGTATTAGAAAACTTAAATCCCCTGCCAACTCAGCTTTATATAACAGTAGCTGCACCAAACGATAAAATTTATGAAAGGCTCTTGGCGCCGATGATAAAAGATGGCTGGAACCGGCTAAATAGAACGTTGGAACTGTTACCCTCTTTAGATACAAGAAAAGTTATAAGGCATACTCTTGTCGATGGCTGGAACATAAACTATATTGATGACTATGCAAAACTGGATTTAAAAGCCGATCCAGATTTTATAGAACCCAAAGCATATGTTTATGTAGGATATTCGAGGGAAAGATTAAATATGTCAAATATGCCATCTTTTCAAAAAATAAAAGATTTTTCTGAGCAATTAAGCCTTAAGACCGGTTTTGAAATTAAGGACCAGAGAGAAGATAGCAGAGTGACTTTACTCTCTAAACATAAAAATAATTATAAGCTATTTTAA
- a CDS encoding cation diffusion facilitator family transporter, with translation MERKNLDVANIKNYIILSLVFIIAAMLIRFAGYILFQNYALYIESIHMLMDVIITILVIIVIYFVRSPVNKKYPYGLYKIEDLTAILISVMIFVMTLDFAKSMFSAVPKLSIYSSIFEFVSLIPLFLSGYVKFIAGKKINSPSLHSDAFHVITDVLEGSIVGIGLYLAVILHSEIYYYVALIVAILALFMIAIDIFKDSVYSILDIPKNKKLNLQITNILSDFKEIYNTKSIKVRWAGPVTFLELVLEFNPQLTIEDAHSITDRIENKLYEDFPSLESVSIHIEPNIRNNFKISVPLENNEPPYIISDNFTKAPFFAKVIVEDRKIKNVEIVKNIFFESNKNLAGAEFMEYLAENEYTDVIIINIGEITFSILLRHNIKVWQAVSQDLSHNLDLFLNFSLKKLYAPTVEASWRKNML, from the coding sequence ATGGAAAGAAAAAACTTGGATGTAGCAAACATAAAAAACTATATAATTCTATCCCTAGTATTTATAATAGCAGCTATGCTCATTAGATTTGCTGGATATATACTGTTCCAGAACTATGCTTTGTATATTGAATCAATACATATGTTAATGGATGTAATAATTACAATATTGGTAATCATAGTAATATATTTTGTAAGATCACCTGTTAACAAAAAATATCCATATGGCCTCTATAAGATTGAAGACCTCACTGCTATTTTAATCAGTGTTATGATATTTGTCATGACTTTAGATTTCGCAAAAAGTATGTTTTCAGCAGTTCCAAAACTCTCTATATATTCATCAATATTTGAGTTTGTTTCTTTGATCCCGCTATTTTTATCTGGATATGTAAAATTTATTGCTGGCAAAAAAATAAACTCCCCATCTTTACACTCTGATGCATTTCATGTAATAACAGATGTGCTGGAAGGATCGATCGTGGGCATAGGTTTATATTTAGCTGTAATTTTGCATAGTGAAATTTACTATTATGTTGCCTTGATCGTAGCTATTTTAGCTCTGTTTATGATTGCCATAGACATTTTTAAAGATAGCGTATACAGCATTCTAGATATCCCAAAAAACAAAAAACTGAATTTACAGATTACTAATATCCTGAGCGATTTCAAAGAAATTTACAATACAAAGTCTATTAAAGTTAGGTGGGCAGGGCCGGTTACTTTTTTAGAGCTTGTTTTGGAATTCAACCCGCAATTAACTATTGAAGATGCTCATAGTATTACAGATAGAATAGAAAATAAGCTTTATGAAGACTTTCCTTCATTGGAAAGTGTCTCGATACATATAGAGCCAAATATCAGAAATAACTTTAAGATAAGTGTACCTCTAGAAAATAATGAGCCTCCATATATTATCTCAGATAACTTTACTAAAGCCCCATTTTTTGCAAAAGTAATTGTAGAGGACAGAAAAATAAAAAATGTGGAAATAGTAAAAAATATCTTTTTTGAAAGTAATAAAAACCTAGCCGGAGCTGAATTTATGGAATATTTAGCTGAAAATGAGTATACTGATGTAATAATTATTAATATTGGCGAGATCACTTTTTCAATACTTTTGAGGCATAATATCAAAGTATGGCAGGCGGTATCTCAAGATCTATCGCATAATCTAGATCTATTTTTAAATTTTAGTTTGAAAAAATTATATGCTCCAACTGTTGAAGCATCATGGAGAAAAAATATGTTGTAA
- a CDS encoding 4-phosphopantoate--beta-alanine ligase produces MNNEHITIPKTHPRYISLLKREKIIDGFNDGLVATAGLIAHGRGEAFDYLIGEKTQDFAIAAEKAAIAALKLASNPVISVNGNVAALVPDEIIKLSKILNARLELNLFYRTDDRVRNINELFLKKGVNLLGIEPDAKIPGLDHKRALCSKVGIFSADVVLIPLEDGDRALALKNMNKKVIAIDLNPLSRTAQVSDITIVNELTRTVTELIELAENIKDPKNIIKSYNNKKTLSDSLNFIKERLEYLATLS; encoded by the coding sequence ATGAATAACGAGCATATTACAATTCCGAAAACACATCCTAGATATATTTCGTTATTAAAACGAGAAAAGATTATAGATGGTTTTAATGATGGGCTTGTTGCGACAGCTGGACTAATAGCACATGGACGTGGGGAAGCATTTGATTATCTAATTGGTGAAAAAACTCAAGATTTTGCAATTGCAGCTGAAAAAGCAGCGATTGCAGCTTTAAAACTCGCATCAAACCCAGTAATATCAGTTAACGGTAACGTTGCTGCGCTAGTACCTGATGAAATTATCAAACTGTCAAAAATCTTAAATGCCAGGTTAGAACTTAATCTATTCTATAGAACAGACGATCGTGTTAGAAATATTAATGAACTTTTTTTGAAAAAAGGTGTGAACTTGCTGGGCATAGAGCCGGACGCAAAAATACCGGGATTAGATCATAAAAGAGCTCTGTGTTCAAAAGTAGGCATATTCTCTGCAGACGTGGTGCTTATTCCGTTAGAAGATGGTGATCGCGCTTTAGCACTTAAAAACATGAACAAAAAAGTTATTGCAATTGACCTGAATCCGCTTTCTAGAACAGCGCAGGTATCAGACATTACAATAGTAAACGAGCTTACAAGGACTGTTACTGAACTTATAGAACTAGCAGAAAATATTAAAGATCCTAAAAATATAATAAAAAGTTACAATAATAAAAAAACATTAAGCGATAGTTTAAATTTTATTAAAGAGCGATTAGAATATTTAGCTACTTTGTCTTAG
- a CDS encoding DUF424 family protein: MISMHVIKSGSEILLAACDKKLLGKILKDGELKLHIKKDFYYEVFVDSRTFVNALKMATIANLVGEEVVSIAIEEGYINKENVIRLKNVPYAQFVKMI; encoded by the coding sequence ATGATTTCAATGCATGTAATAAAATCCGGTTCAGAGATACTTTTGGCAGCATGCGACAAAAAATTACTGGGGAAAATTCTGAAAGATGGGGAACTTAAATTACATATAAAAAAAGACTTTTATTATGAAGTTTTTGTGGATTCAAGAACTTTTGTAAATGCACTGAAAATGGCTACAATTGCTAATCTTGTTGGAGAAGAAGTTGTATCAATAGCAATAGAAGAAGGATATATAAATAAGGAAAATGTAATTCGTTTAAAAAATGTACCTTATGCACAATTTGTAAAAATGATTTAA
- a CDS encoding zinc ribbon domain-containing protein produces the protein MENSELNILDQVQSYLKKIKAQSEAIKQREKELNDRAKRISEWEDKAKSTDEQLKKKEETIHSKLTELEKYSEAIQNKEKDLKSKIDALNQKDAVIDDLTKKLNSYEINMSKIKNAVTDLEKSNSAMGNELKELINSYIEKRATYIENEKKIVKLYEDLSSYKEDLLKTVQKLAPKIEVSSEPVAPAPKYENVNVAIPAPKVEEEDLVPCPNCGTMISKDAIMCYACGYLLKPEALEEPKTK, from the coding sequence ATGGAGAACTCCGAATTAAATATTCTTGATCAGGTTCAATCTTACCTGAAAAAAATTAAAGCACAATCTGAGGCCATCAAACAACGTGAGAAAGAGCTAAATGATCGTGCAAAACGTATATCAGAGTGGGAAGATAAAGCAAAGAGCACAGATGAACAGTTGAAAAAGAAAGAAGAGACAATTCACTCAAAATTAACAGAGCTAGAAAAATACTCAGAAGCTATCCAAAATAAAGAAAAAGATTTAAAAAGCAAGATTGACGCATTAAACCAAAAAGATGCTGTTATCGATGATTTAACCAAAAAGCTAAACTCTTATGAAATTAATATGTCCAAGATAAAAAATGCAGTGACAGATCTTGAAAAATCTAATAGCGCAATGGGAAATGAACTTAAAGAGCTAATTAACAGCTATATAGAAAAGAGAGCAACTTATATAGAAAATGAAAAGAAGATTGTAAAATTATATGAAGACCTAAGCTCATACAAGGAGGATCTGTTAAAAACAGTTCAAAAGCTGGCACCTAAAATTGAAGTCAGCTCGGAACCTGTTGCCCCTGCACCTAAATACGAAAATGTAAATGTGGCAATACCTGCACCTAAAGTAGAAGAAGAAGATCTAGTTCCTTGTCCAAATTGCGGAACTATGATATCGAAGGATGCTATCATGTGCTATGCCTGTGGATATTTACTGAAGCCAGAAGCTTTGGAAGAGCCTAAGACAAAGTAG
- a CDS encoding Lrp/AsnC family transcriptional regulator, whose translation MVDYNKLRCDISERWASIDPSLLPIDRTDLQILCYLRHDARTTNSEIAEALGISEATVRRRIRDMQDRKIILGFSALVNVPAIENSIKVFLHIKVKPERINEVADIILKNPRIITLYRLIEQYELVGEGLFISMAELQEFKDTTLKADGIESSFTYVVAKAYKSSPWMGL comes from the coding sequence ATGGTAGATTACAACAAGTTGAGATGTGATATTTCTGAGCGATGGGCTAGTATAGATCCTTCTTTATTACCTATAGATCGTACTGATTTACAGATCTTGTGCTATTTAAGACACGATGCAAGAACTACAAATTCTGAGATCGCAGAAGCTTTGGGGATCAGTGAAGCTACAGTAAGAAGAAGAATAAGAGATATGCAAGATAGAAAGATAATATTGGGGTTTTCAGCATTAGTCAATGTGCCTGCTATTGAAAATAGCATAAAAGTATTTTTACACATTAAAGTAAAGCCAGAAAGAATAAATGAAGTAGCAGACATAATATTGAAAAATCCTAGAATTATAACTCTGTATAGGCTTATTGAACAATATGAGCTTGTAGGAGAGGGCCTGTTCATATCAATGGCAGAGCTACAGGAATTTAAAGATACAACACTAAAAGCAGATGGTATAGAATCATCATTTACATACGTTGTTGCTAAGGCATATAAGAGCTCTCCATGGATGGGACTATAA
- a CDS encoding DNA-directed RNA polymerase subunit K, translated as MKFTRFEKARIIGARALQISMGAPVLIDIPEKITDPVDIALYEFDRNLIPITTVKK; from the coding sequence ATGAAGTTTACAAGATTTGAAAAGGCAAGGATTATTGGTGCAAGAGCATTACAAATATCAATGGGAGCTCCTGTACTTATAGATATTCCTGAAAAGATTACTGACCCAGTAGATATAGCCCTTTATGAATTTGATAGGAACCTTATACCCATTACAACAGTAAAAAAATGA
- a CDS encoding DHH family phosphoesterase has product MLNIPEPLNSRYVQAINKINSSTFIRVLAHYDADGVTSAAIVSKILISAEKNFQVTFIKDLSVKNIERNLKNENCTFLLLDLGASLITLLEKYQNVIVLDHHPLEKDSEIIININPVLIKMDGGKDACGATLSFILAQYYDKSLFSLYPIYLAGMIADKQDLDEYSGLNKILIDEIEKINPSKFEFRFEGITIKDMLMNATEPYLADISGNKDNIEKLLKSLGIGEEDTFESLSEDKKINFGSIITLKLIEQGANTDTIKNIFAKKFDVWNSNDRTISSIVNACARSEKQALAVSYLLGDLNNVDEVNKIWNEYRNRLINELRRIEKDCKKLNFIQYFYSYEESMCGELSGIAMLYFLDQNLATICMHSEDSEIHVSARATKLLIDRGIDLGLSMSNAAKEVGGFGGGHKIAAGATIPKGKENEFLKLLDENLKI; this is encoded by the coding sequence ATGTTAAACATACCAGAACCATTAAACAGCAGATATGTTCAGGCAATAAATAAGATAAATAGCTCAACTTTTATACGAGTTCTTGCGCACTACGATGCTGATGGCGTAACTTCTGCTGCAATAGTATCTAAAATTCTGATATCAGCGGAAAAGAATTTTCAGGTTACTTTCATAAAAGATCTAAGTGTTAAAAACATAGAACGCAATCTAAAAAATGAAAATTGTACATTTTTGCTATTAGATTTAGGGGCTTCTCTGATTACTTTACTAGAGAAGTATCAGAACGTAATTGTATTAGATCATCATCCTCTTGAAAAAGATTCTGAAATAATAATTAACATAAATCCTGTCCTTATAAAGATGGATGGAGGCAAAGATGCATGTGGCGCTACATTATCTTTTATTCTTGCTCAATACTATGATAAGTCTTTATTCTCTCTTTATCCTATCTATCTAGCGGGAATGATAGCGGATAAACAGGATCTGGACGAATATTCTGGATTAAATAAGATATTAATTGATGAGATAGAAAAAATAAATCCATCAAAATTTGAGTTTAGGTTTGAGGGGATCACAATAAAAGATATGTTAATGAATGCTACTGAGCCTTATCTTGCAGACATTAGCGGAAATAAAGATAATATAGAAAAATTATTGAAGAGTTTAGGTATCGGAGAAGAAGATACCTTCGAAAGTCTATCAGAGGACAAAAAGATAAATTTTGGGTCTATTATTACTTTAAAATTGATTGAACAGGGTGCAAATACTGACACAATTAAAAATATTTTTGCAAAAAAATTCGATGTCTGGAACTCTAATGATCGTACAATTTCTAGCATCGTAAACGCATGTGCCAGGTCTGAAAAACAAGCACTTGCTGTGAGCTATTTATTGGGTGATCTGAATAATGTAGATGAAGTAAACAAGATATGGAATGAGTATAGAAACAGATTGATTAATGAATTGAGAAGAATAGAAAAAGATTGCAAAAAACTGAATTTTATCCAGTATTTTTATAGTTATGAAGAATCTATGTGCGGAGAATTGTCTGGAATAGCTATGCTATATTTTCTAGATCAGAATCTGGCGACCATATGCATGCATTCAGAAGACTCTGAAATACATGTTTCTGCCAGAGCTACAAAGCTATTGATAGACCGTGGAATAGATCTAGGGTTAAGCATGAGCAATGCTGCAAAAGAAGTGGGTGGCTTTGGTGGAGGACATAAAATTGCGGCAGGGGCAACGATCCCTAAAGGCAAAGAAAATGAATTCTTAAAGCTCTTGGATGAGAATTTGAAAATATAA
- a CDS encoding 30S ribosomal protein S15 translates to MSRMHSSKKGKSGSKLPFRVESPDWVEFKGKKAEDIAITVAKQGHTMAYTGLILRDLYGIPRVKLMTNKKMGQIYKENNLLPPIPDDLIALMRKAVNLSKHLKNNPKDISNKRGLILIEAKIKRLSDYYKLKNRIPKTWKYSIDTAEVLTK, encoded by the coding sequence ATGTCAAGAATGCATTCGAGCAAGAAAGGTAAATCTGGATCAAAATTGCCGTTTAGAGTTGAAAGCCCTGACTGGGTTGAATTTAAGGGAAAAAAGGCAGAAGATATAGCGATTACTGTTGCAAAACAAGGACACACTATGGCATATACAGGTTTGATTTTAAGGGATCTCTATGGTATCCCGAGAGTAAAGCTTATGACAAACAAGAAGATGGGGCAGATATACAAAGAAAATAATCTATTGCCACCAATCCCTGACGACCTTATAGCATTAATGAGAAAAGCTGTAAATCTCAGCAAGCATTTAAAAAATAACCCGAAAGATATCAGCAATAAAAGAGGCTTGATATTAATTGAAGCTAAGATAAAAAGATTGAGTGACTATTATAAACTAAAAAATAGGATACCTAAAACTTGGAAATATAGCATTGATACTGCTGAAGTTTTAACTAAGTAA
- a CDS encoding acetate uptake transporter, with amino-acid sequence MVDEIKKKGDPTALGIFAYGFSLFLLSIYAMGFYPWSESIVMIAPAMMFGGTFLLIASVWEYNNGNTFGATAFGTYSAFFLTFGLAHIGIELKWFSSLTVGHLIGILAIAFVIMTLIFWIGSFRMNLALNLTLLFLLFTFILYAIPLSTLTASMSTAMGTFPGALKAAGYVGFIDALFTMWVGAATVINDRWEITGAKGPIPVFPLVKAKK; translated from the coding sequence ATGGTAGATGAAATAAAGAAAAAAGGAGATCCAACAGCTCTTGGAATTTTTGCCTATGGATTTAGCTTATTTTTGTTATCTATCTACGCGATGGGGTTTTATCCATGGTCTGAGAGTATAGTAATGATTGCCCCTGCAATGATGTTTGGAGGTACATTCCTTCTTATAGCTTCAGTCTGGGAATATAACAATGGAAACACTTTTGGAGCTACGGCTTTTGGAACTTATTCTGCCTTTTTCCTAACCTTTGGATTAGCACATATAGGAATAGAACTAAAATGGTTTTCTTCTCTTACTGTGGGTCACTTGATAGGCATTTTGGCAATAGCTTTTGTAATAATGACTTTGATTTTCTGGATCGGAAGCTTTAGGATGAACCTGGCACTGAACCTGACGCTGTTGTTCCTGTTGTTTACTTTTATACTCTATGCCATACCGCTTTCCACTCTCACCGCATCTATGTCAACTGCTATGGGAACTTTTCCGGGTGCTCTAAAAGCAGCAGGCTATGTGGGATTTATTGACGCTCTGTTTACGATGTGGGTTGGTGCTGCAACAGTCATTAATGATAGATGGGAAATTACTGGAGCTAAAGGACCAATACCAGTATTTCCATTGGTAAAAGCTAAAAAATAA